A window of the Oryza brachyantha chromosome 5, ObraRS2, whole genome shotgun sequence genome harbors these coding sequences:
- the LOC102719679 gene encoding zinc-finger homeodomain protein 6, which produces MEFRGHEEPVDEMGVAYGRAPPSPAAAEVRYHECLRNHAAAMGGHVVDGCGEFMPGAGDAADALKCAACGCHRSFHRKDDGQQLRVLVPSPTPRVPLLMPPPPPPHPYAGHGHPHPPFPYHHTPSGSGGTTTESSSEERGPPSAAAAAAAAQGQRKRFRTKFTPEQKEQMLAFAERVGWRMQKQDEALVEQFCAQVGVRRQVFKVWMHNNKSSSGSGSRRQPLEQQSQQQQQQQQPQ; this is translated from the coding sequence ATGGAATTCAGGGGCCATGAGGAACCCGTCGACGAGATGGGCGTCGCGTACGGCAGGGCGCCACCCTCCCCCGCGGCCGCGGAGGTGAGGTACCACGAGTGCCTGCGGAACCACGCCGCGGCGATGGGCGGCCACGTCGTGGACGGCTGCGGGGAGTTCATGCCGGGCGCCGGGGACGCCGCCGATGCCCTCAAGTGCGCCGCCTGCGGCTGCCACCGCAGCTTCCACCGCAAGGACGACGGCCAGCAGCTGCGCGTGCTCGTCCCGTCCCCGACGCCGCGCGTCCCGCTGctcatgccgccgccgccgccgccgcacccctACGCGGGCCACGGCCACCCGCACCCGCCGTTCCCGTACCACCACACCcccagcggcagcggcggcacgacgaCGGAGTCGTCCAGCGAGGAGCGGGGGCCTCcctctgcggcggcggcggcggcggcggcgcaggggcAGCGGAAGCGGTTCCGGACCAAGTTCACGCCGGAGCAGAAGGAGCAGATGCTGGCGTTCGCGGAGCGGGTGGGGTGGCGGATGCAGAAGCAGGACGAGGCGCTGGTCGAGCAGTTCTGCGCGCAGGtcggcgtgcggcggcaggTGTTCAAGGTGTGGATGCACAACAAcaagagcagcagcggcagcggcagtaGGAGGCAGCCGCTGGAGCAACAGTcccaacagcagcagcagcagcagcaaccgcAGTAG
- the LOC102713635 gene encoding protein RADIALIS-like 3 — protein sequence MAQQARAQWTPKQNKLFEQALAVYDKETPDRWHNIARAVGGGKSAEEVKRYYELLVEDINHIESGKVPFPAYRCPTGAAAAHASLGCQTERLKHLKI from the exons ATGGCGCAGCAGGCTCGGGCGCAGTGGACGCCGAAGCAGAACAAGCTGTTCGAGCAGGCGCTGGCGGTGTACGACAAGGAGACGCCCGACAGGTGGCACAACAtcgcccgcgccgtcggcggcggcaagtcggcggaggaggtgaagCGCTACTACGAGCTGCTGGTGGAGGACATCAACCACATCGAGTCCGGCAAGGTGCCTTTCCCGGCGTACAGGTGccccaccggcgccgccgccgctcatgCCTCCCTCGGCTGCCAGACCGAAAG GTTGAAGCATTTGAAGATCTAG